In the genome of Mesorhizobium sp. NBSH29, the window ATATTCCGCGAGACCGCGCGGGAGTTCTGCGAACCGGAGGTGGCGACCGTGTTCATCGACCGGGCTGAGCGGATCGCCAAGAGCTTGCAACTCGCGATGTTCTTCCGTCTTCCGCCTCATGGAAAAGATATGCCATGAGGATGACACTGCATAGCGATTACGGACTGCGGGTACTGACATATCTCGCACTTCACCCCGACCGGCCGTGCACCGTGAGCGAGATCGCCACCAGCTATCGGCTGTCGCGCAACCATCTCCTCAAAGTCGCTCTCAATCTCAAGAATGCAGGCTTCGTTGAAGCTGTACGCGGTCGCACAGGCGGCGTGCGCCTTGGCAGGCCTCCGAACGAAATTGGGATCGGCGCGGTTATCCGCAGTTTGGAAGAAGATTTCGCTCTGGTTGAATGCTTCAAGGATGGCGGCGGAAGCTGCATCATCGCCCCGGCCTGCCGGATCAAGGGGATCTTCAGCGAAGCGCTCGCTGCCTATATGGCGACCCTCGAGAAGTACACGCTGCAAGATGCATTAGTTAACGCACCTTCCCTTCGGACGCTCTTCGATCTCACCGTTCCCCCGGCTGCGGCGCAGGGTGCAACTCTCCCCGAGCCCACGCGGGCCTAGAAAATGATCTGGACACGTTCATACCTGCACGCGGGTAGCAAACTGTCCTTCAGCTTGCAAACGGCACTGATCGGTTTGCCTTTCCCACTCGCTATGGGGCCCATGCCGGCTCTCGCACACGTGAAATGGTTTGCGCCCAATATCACCGACGCCGCACCCCTTCCCACAAGTGAGACGCTAACCAACATTTGGCTCTGGCTGCCGATCGCGCTGGTGATTGCCTTTTGGCGACAAGGGCGATCGAATAGGCATCCGCCGGTCAATCGGCGTTCGATTGGCTCGGTAGCGAAAGTTCCATTCCTGCCGCCCGTCGGGCGATCTCAGGGGTGCCTGATCGGCGATCCGCCCGACCGAACCTGATGCCGGCGGTTCGTCGCTTATCAGCTTCGAACGAGTGATCTACGCAGGCTAGGGATGGAGTGGAACTTAAACAAGGAGAACGATCATGAGCATGTTTCCCGACCGTAATAGGAACTTATTCAACCCATCGGAACGCAAACGAGCTGTAGCTAGGCCCAAGGACAGCGGCGAGCGGATCATCGATACGGCCGAAGACACTCGGGAGGGGTCTGGCAACACATTGTTGCCGATGCTCATCGGCGGTCTCGTTATGATTGTCATCGGTGCCATCGTCGTGATGACGTTTGTCTAGAAAGCCGGAGTGAAATCCGCTGACTTGCGAGGGCCAGTGCGGAGCTATGCTGAACGGAGCACTGCCATGATCTCAGGACCCTTCTCGCAGTCATCGAGT includes:
- a CDS encoding RrF2 family transcriptional regulator, producing MRMTLHSDYGLRVLTYLALHPDRPCTVSEIATSYRLSRNHLLKVALNLKNAGFVEAVRGRTGGVRLGRPPNEIGIGAVIRSLEEDFALVECFKDGGGSCIIAPACRIKGIFSEALAAYMATLEKYTLQDALVNAPSLRTLFDLTVPPAAAQGATLPEPTRA